TGCTGCTTCTGTTTGAATTGCTTGCATGATTATCTCTCCAATCCTTATGTTATTTATATTCTAATCTCCCTAATGCCAATGCTGCAATTAATCCGCCTATAAATAAAAGAACACATACAATGATACTGCCGATACCTGCAGGAATACCTGGAAATACGATGGTAACGGCACCGATAACAAGTCCGATAATAATGGCATAGGTACTTGTGAAATAATTTCTTAAAAAGTAAGCAATTATCTTACTCATGGTAATAAATCCAAGTGCAATCCCAGCACCTGCCACAATGATAACAGAAAACTGAAAATTACTGATTGCAGCCATTATTGTCGGGTATACACCGAGCAACATCATGATCATCGAGCCACTAATCCCCGGAACAATCATGACACCGCTGCCGATAAATCCTGCTATAAACAATAAGATATAGGTATTTGTACTAATATCTTGTATAACCTGTCCTTCATTCGGATTTAAAATTCCTAATCCACCAACTATAACGAACCCGATAATCAGCAGTATATACTGCTTTCCCTGAAATTTTGTTTTTCCTTCTGCTTTTTGGTATAAGTAAGGAATCACACCAATGACCAGTCCCAAAAAGAAAAATTGTGTCTGCATTGGAAAGTGCTTAAATAACCAATCAACCACTCTGGCAAATAAGAAAATGGCCGTGACCATTCCAATCCCTAAAGGTACCAGAAAGCTCAGATGCTTCTGCCAATCCTTACTGAAAAAACCGCTGATAGCTTCAATCAAACGTTCATAAATACCTAACAGGACAGCAATAGTCCCCCCGCTTATACCGGGGACAACTTCCACTGACCCCATTATTAAACCACGATATAAATTTCTCCACTCCATGTATTCTTTTTCTCCTTCATATTCATCGCTACGGAATCATTTTATCAAAAGTAATCCGAAAAAGACACTTTGTGAAAAAGATTTATTACTATTTAAAAGTTTCTTTTGAAAAAATGACGAAAACATGAATGGATAAGTACTTTTATCATGACGATATTACATAAATCCTTTATAATGACTGTATAAATTAAAATACACAGAGAAAAACTATAGAATAATCCTTGTTTATTTTCATATGTATGATTGTGTCCATTTTTTAGGGGGAAGAAAGATGAAACGGTATTTAACACTAATCCTGTTTGCTTTAAGCATTCTGATTATCTACATTGGCTCCAAACTGCAACTTTATTGGAGCGGCGTTGCTGCATGGGGGCTTGCTCTAGTGTGTCTTATTTTTGCAGTATACTATTCGAAGTACATTCCAAACGAAAAAAACTCCCGAAAGAAAAAGAAGGAAGTATAAAATCTCCCGTTTTTCATTGCGCTGACGAGGAGATTTTTTATATGATGCATTGCCCCGTTTTTCATATATGAACGCTTTTCAGATGCAATGAAAATGCCTCTGAAAGCATCCGCCAGACTGATAACACGAAGTCCTGTCTCCAAAACTGCCATCCGCAGCACCTATACGTTACTGCAGGCTGGTTATCATTTGAAAAGCTAAATGAAGATCATGGCAGTTACCTGCCTGCAAAAATGATTGGTGCTACGCTTACTCGCCCCACCGAAAATATTGGCAACTTTTTGAACACACATTATAATGAACATTAGAAGCGTACTTCTGACAGTAGAATTGGGGGCTAAGTCAACATGGTAAAAAAGGAAAAAGAAATCACTGCAATCCATTGTCAAAATGAGTATGACCCTTTACATCAAGTCATTGTTGTTCCGCCGGACTATATGAAAATTACAACCGTTATCAACGAAACCCAAGCTTATTATGCCAAAGATAATATCAATATAAACAAAGCGATGGAACAGCATGCTTTATTTATAAAAACATTAGAAGATCATGGATCAAAGGTAATTGTGCTCCCGCCGAAATCGGACTT
The nucleotide sequence above comes from Oceanobacillus timonensis. Encoded proteins:
- a CDS encoding DUF368 domain-containing protein gives rise to the protein MEWRNLYRGLIMGSVEVVPGISGGTIAVLLGIYERLIEAISGFFSKDWQKHLSFLVPLGIGMVTAIFLFARVVDWLFKHFPMQTQFFFLGLVIGVIPYLYQKAEGKTKFQGKQYILLIIGFVIVGGLGILNPNEGQVIQDISTNTYILLFIAGFIGSGVMIVPGISGSMIMMLLGVYPTIMAAISNFQFSVIIVAGAGIALGFITMSKIIAYFLRNYFTSTYAIIIGLVIGAVTIVFPGIPAGIGSIIVCVLLFIGGLIAALALGRLEYK